In Funiculus sociatus GB2-C1, the following proteins share a genomic window:
- the sppA gene encoding signal peptide peptidase SppA gives MRNFLKQTFASTLGSLFGLLLFFGLGTTGLIFLLVAVASRDTGPQVDNKSVLVIDQSINITDSEPSSSTSEALSEALSGDSPDTLTLRTVLDAIDQATKDKRIVGLYLDGSESSSSGTGLATLKEVRSALEKFRASGKKIVAYNMDLGKKEYYLSSVADTIVLNPLGMMEMNGLRSESMFLTGAFQKYGVGVQVVRVGKFKSAVEPYVLTKLSAENRLQTQNLLGDLWGEFLTTVSKSRKLNPKQLQAIADTQGVLAAPEAKKRGFVDRVAYLDQVVAELKKLSGSDKDDKSFRQISLSTYAKVAKREAKERVSENKVAVIYAEGEIVDGEGSSRQVGGDRFARQLRRLRLDKDVKAVVLRVNSPGGSASASEVIQREVRLIRQVKPIVVSMGDMAASGGYWIATYANRIYAQPNTITGSIGVFGLLLNVQKLANNNGITWDVVKTSNLADSQTISRPKTPQELAIYQKFVNQIYGQFVTKVAESRKIPRTKVAEIAQGRVWSGQDAKQLGLVDDIGGVDKAIEYAAKQAKLGNDWQLEEYPKARSFEQRLLKQLGGDESTQAKKAPDPLTAEFLKLQEELATFKAMNDPRGIYARLPYSLRID, from the coding sequence ATGCGTAATTTTCTAAAACAAACCTTTGCCAGCACACTCGGAAGCCTATTTGGACTCCTCCTATTTTTTGGTTTGGGGACAACTGGGCTAATATTTTTGTTGGTTGCAGTTGCATCTAGAGATACAGGGCCGCAAGTTGATAATAAATCGGTGCTGGTTATTGACCAGTCTATAAATATTACCGATAGCGAACCGAGTTCCAGCACCTCAGAAGCTCTCAGCGAAGCGCTATCAGGTGATAGTCCTGACACACTAACTCTGCGAACAGTTTTGGATGCTATAGATCAGGCAACCAAGGATAAGCGAATTGTCGGCTTGTATTTAGATGGTAGCGAGTCGTCTAGTTCTGGAACCGGGTTGGCGACGCTCAAGGAAGTGCGTTCGGCGTTGGAAAAATTCCGAGCATCTGGCAAAAAGATTGTTGCCTACAACATGGATTTGGGTAAAAAGGAGTATTACTTAAGCTCCGTAGCAGACACCATTGTACTTAACCCATTGGGGATGATGGAAATGAACGGTCTGCGCTCGGAATCTATGTTCCTGACGGGAGCTTTTCAAAAGTACGGCGTTGGCGTTCAGGTCGTGCGAGTAGGAAAGTTTAAGTCAGCGGTAGAGCCGTATGTGTTAACAAAATTAAGTGCGGAAAATCGACTACAAACTCAAAATTTGCTGGGTGATTTGTGGGGAGAATTTCTGACGACGGTGAGCAAAAGCCGTAAATTAAACCCGAAACAGCTACAAGCGATCGCAGATACTCAAGGAGTTTTAGCAGCACCGGAAGCTAAAAAACGCGGCTTTGTCGATCGGGTTGCCTATCTGGATCAGGTGGTTGCAGAGCTGAAAAAGCTAAGTGGCAGTGATAAAGATGATAAATCGTTTCGGCAAATTAGCCTCAGTACCTACGCCAAGGTTGCCAAAAGAGAGGCAAAGGAGCGCGTTTCTGAGAATAAAGTTGCTGTAATTTATGCCGAAGGTGAGATAGTTGATGGGGAAGGCAGTTCTAGACAAGTTGGTGGCGATCGCTTCGCCAGACAATTGCGACGTTTGCGACTCGACAAAGATGTGAAAGCGGTAGTGCTGCGGGTGAATAGTCCCGGCGGTAGCGCTTCGGCATCAGAAGTGATTCAGCGGGAAGTGCGGCTCATTCGTCAGGTGAAACCAATTGTCGTCTCTATGGGCGATATGGCGGCATCCGGCGGCTACTGGATTGCTACCTATGCCAACCGAATTTATGCCCAGCCGAATACTATCACGGGTTCGATTGGTGTCTTTGGGTTGCTGCTAAATGTGCAAAAGCTTGCCAATAACAACGGCATCACCTGGGATGTGGTAAAAACCTCCAACCTGGCCGATTCTCAAACCATTTCTCGCCCGAAAACGCCGCAAGAACTGGCAATTTACCAGAAATTTGTGAACCAAATTTACGGTCAGTTTGTTACCAAAGTGGCAGAGTCCCGCAAGATACCAAGAACCAAAGTAGCAGAAATTGCCCAAGGACGGGTTTGGTCAGGTCAAGATGCCAAGCAGTTAGGTTTGGTTGATGATATTGGTGGTGTGGATAAAGCTATTGAGTATGCTGCTAAGCAAGCTAAGTTGGGGAATGATTGGCAACTGGAAGAGTATCCCAAAGCTCGCAGTTTTGAACAAAGGCTTCTCAAGCAGCTTGGTGGTGACGAAAGCACTCAAGCTAAGAAAGCGCCCGATCCGCTGACAGCAGAATTCCTAAAGTTACAAGAGGAGTTGGCGACTTTCAAGGCGATGAACGACCCCAGAGGCATTTATGCCCGTTTGCCCTATAGCCTGCGGATTGATTAA
- the fni gene encoding type 2 isopentenyl-diphosphate Delta-isomerase, with translation MRETQTRKADHLRICLDEDVQFHQTKNGLEGYRFTHCCLPELDRSEVDLSTTFLGKHLGAPLLISSMTGGTQQARTINYRLAEAAQRYKLAMGVGSQRVAVENPQVADTFAVRSLAPDILLFANLGAVQLNYKYGIDECLRVVDLLEADALILHLNPLQECIQPRGDTNFRGLLDRIAGLCSKLSVPVIAKEVGNGISAAMAVKLIEAGVSAIDVAGAGGTSWAKVESERAENAQQRRLGLTFADWGLPTAECITNIRAVAPDIPLIASGGLRTGLEVAKAIALGADLAGLAWPFLQAAVESEDALDALVEVLFAEITTVLFCTGNATLPDLKHSNSLQPLR, from the coding sequence ATGAGAGAAACCCAGACGCGAAAGGCAGACCACCTGCGGATTTGTCTGGATGAAGATGTGCAATTTCATCAGACTAAAAATGGGCTTGAGGGCTACCGCTTCACCCATTGTTGTTTGCCAGAACTAGACCGCAGTGAAGTTGATCTATCAACTACGTTTCTGGGAAAACATCTGGGTGCGCCATTGCTGATTTCTTCAATGACTGGAGGAACCCAACAGGCAAGGACAATTAATTATCGTCTTGCTGAGGCGGCGCAACGCTACAAACTAGCGATGGGGGTGGGTTCCCAGCGGGTGGCGGTGGAGAATCCCCAAGTTGCCGATACTTTTGCGGTGCGATCGCTTGCTCCTGATATTCTCTTATTTGCTAACTTGGGCGCAGTACAACTTAACTATAAATATGGCATTGATGAATGTCTGCGCGTAGTTGACTTGCTCGAAGCCGACGCGCTGATTTTGCATCTCAATCCCCTGCAAGAGTGCATTCAACCCAGAGGCGATACTAATTTTCGCGGTTTACTTGACAGAATAGCTGGTTTATGCAGTAAATTATCTGTGCCAGTGATAGCAAAAGAGGTGGGCAATGGAATTTCAGCAGCAATGGCTGTGAAGTTAATCGAGGCGGGTGTGAGCGCCATTGACGTTGCTGGGGCTGGTGGGACATCATGGGCAAAGGTGGAGAGTGAACGAGCGGAAAATGCCCAGCAGCGACGGTTGGGATTAACATTTGCTGATTGGGGGTTGCCAACAGCAGAATGTATTACAAATATTCGAGCAGTTGCCCCCGATATTCCCTTAATTGCCTCCGGAGGATTGCGGACGGGTTTGGAAGTCGCCAAAGCGATCGCGCTGGGAGCAGATTTAGCTGGTCTAGCATGGCCTTTCCTACAAGCAGCCGTTGAATCCGAAGATGCCCTCGACGCTTTAGTTGAGGTGTTGTTCGCTGAAATCACCACTGTATTATTCTGCACTGGTAACGCCACCCTGCCCGATCTGAAACATTCAAATTCTCTACAACCATTACGATGA
- the pyrR gene encoding bifunctional pyr operon transcriptional regulator/uracil phosphoribosyltransferase PyrR, producing the protein MSSEVVEILSCDEIRRTLNRVASQVVEKSRDLSELVLVGIYTKGVALAQMLARQIEALEQVEVPVGALDITFYRDDLDQIGIRTPAKTDIPFDLSGKTVVLVDDVIYKGRTVRAALNAVNDYGRPAAIWLAVLVDRGHRELPIHPDFTGKKLPTSKEEQVKVYLQDSDGRDAVELIKF; encoded by the coding sequence ATGTCTTCCGAAGTTGTAGAAATTCTCTCTTGCGACGAAATCCGTCGTACCCTTAACCGCGTAGCCTCTCAGGTGGTGGAAAAGTCACGAGACTTGTCTGAGCTAGTGCTAGTAGGCATTTACACTAAAGGCGTAGCATTAGCCCAGATGTTGGCGCGTCAGATAGAAGCACTCGAACAAGTTGAAGTTCCGGTGGGGGCTTTGGATATTACGTTCTATCGGGATGACTTGGATCAAATTGGCATCCGAACGCCTGCGAAAACTGACATTCCTTTCGATCTATCGGGTAAGACGGTGGTGCTGGTAGATGATGTCATATATAAGGGGCGCACCGTCCGCGCTGCTTTGAATGCGGTTAATGATTATGGTAGACCAGCGGCGATTTGGTTAGCGGTTCTGGTGGATAGGGGACATCGGGAGTTGCCGATTCATCCGGATTTTACTGGTAAGAAACTGCCAACGTCAAAGGAAGAACAGGTTAAGGTTTACCTGCAAGATAGTGATGGACGGGATGCTGTGGAGTTAATAAAGTTTTGA